The following is a genomic window from Geobacillus subterraneus.
GAAAAGCCGACGAGCGGTAAAATTATGGTCAACGGCGTCAATCTCGCCAACATAAAAGACAATAAAGTTCCGTTGCTGCGCCGCAACATCGGCGTTGTGTTTCAAGATTTTAAGCTGCTTCCGAAGCTCAACGTCTATGAAAACGTCGCTTTTGCCTTGGAAGTGATTGAAGAATCGCCGAAAGTGATCCGCAAAAAAGTGATGGAAGTACTCGATTTAGTCGGCCTCAAACATAAAGTCCGCTCTTATCCGAACGAACTGTCCGGCGGCGAACAGCAGCGTGTCTCGATCGCCCGCTCGATCGTCAACTCCCCGAAAATCGTGATTGCTGATGAACCGACAGGAAACTTGGACCCCGAAACATCGTGGGACATTATGCAACTGTTTGAGAAAATTAACGATCGGGGCACGACGATTGTGATGGCGACCCATAATAAAGAGATCGTCAATGCCACCCGCCGGCGCGTCATCGCGATCGAAAACGGGAAAATCGTCCGTGACGAAGCGAAGGGGGAATACGGCTATGACGCTTAACACGTTCAAGCGCCACGTTCGGGAGAGCGTAAAAAGCCTCGGCCGCAACGGCTGGATGACGTTTGCATCCGCGAGCGCCGTCACGGTGACGCTATTGCTTGTCGGAGTCTTTTTTGTCGTCATGTTCAACATTAACTATTTTGCAAAAAAAGTGGAAGATGATGTTGAAATTCGCGTCCATATCGATTTGACCGCTGACAGCAAAGAGAAGGATGCGCTGCGCCAGCGAATTGAAGCCATTCCTAACGTCAAAGAAGTTCGCTACTCGTCAAAAGATGAGGAGCTGAAGCGGCTGATTGAGAGCATGGGTGAGGAAGGCTCATCGTTCCGCCTGTTTGAGCAGGACAACCCGTTAAGCGATGTGTACGTCGTGAAGGCCGCTCATCCGCAAGATACCGTCGGCATTGCGAAGCGAATTGAAACATTCCCATCCGTTCATAAAGTCAATTATGGACAAGGGACGGTAGAAAAGCTATTTAATGCGCTTGAAGTCATGCGCAACGTCGGGCTGGTGCTCATTCTCGGCCTGTTGTTTACGGCGATGTTTTTAATTTCCAACACCATTAAAATTACGATTTTTGCCCGTCGCCGCGAAATTGAAATTATGCGGCTCGTCGGGGCGACGAACGGGTTTATCCGCTGGCCGTTTTTCCTCGAAGGGCTATGGCTTGGGGTGCTCGGTTCGATCGTTCCGATTGTTGTGCTGGCGCTCGTCTATTACAATGTGTACCGTCTGTATGAACAGCAATTTTCGCTGCAGCTTTTTGAACTTTTGCCGTTTTCCCCATTCATTTGGCAACTGAGCGTCTTGTTGTTGGCCATTGGTGCCGTGATCGGCGTTTGGGGAAGCGTCATGTCCGTGCGCAAGTTTTTGAAAGTATAAAAATAAGTTTGAGAGGGAGAGGGGACAAGCGATGAAAAAGAAAAAGATGCTGGCACTCGCTGTCGCAGCAGCGCTCGGGTTGGGCGTTCTTCCGCCGGCAGCGGACGCTGTCAGCAATCGCGATATCGAGCAAAAACGGAGCGAAATCGATGCGCTGCGCTCCAAACGGTCGGATGTCGAAGAGAAAATCAGCGAGGCGCAAAAAAATATTGAAACTCTCCAATCGCAGCAAAAACAAGTGGCCAATGACATTGAAAAGCTCAATATCGCCATTGAGGAAACGAGCGGCAAAATTCGCAACGTTAGTGCGGACATCAGTGAAACCGAACAGGCGATCGACAAGCTGAAACAGGAAATTGCCGAGATTCAGGAGCGGATTGAAAAGCGGAATGAGATTTTAAAAGCGCGCCTGCGCTCGCTCCAAGAAAGCGGCGGGGCGATCAGCTACCTGGAAGTGCTGCTTGGCGCCCAAAGCTTCAGCGACTTCATCGACCGTATGAGCGCGGTGACGACGATCATGGAAGCTGACCAGCAAATCATCCGTGAGCAAGAAGCGGATAAAGCGCTCAAAGAGAAAAAAGAAACCGAACTCACGCAAAAGCGGAACAAACTGCAAGCGGACCTGCAGGAGCTAAAACAGCTGCAAGCCCAACTCGCCGCCCAGCTTGAACAGAAAAACCGCTTAATGTCGGATTTGAAGCAAAAAGAGGAAGAAGAGCATGAGCACAAAATGGCGCTTGAAGAGGAAAAAGAGCTGATCGCCAAACAAGAAGCAGCCGTGAAGCAGCAGCTCGCCGAACTGGAGCG
Proteins encoded in this region:
- a CDS encoding murein hydrolase activator EnvC family protein; translated protein: MKKKKMLALAVAAALGLGVLPPAADAVSNRDIEQKRSEIDALRSKRSDVEEKISEAQKNIETLQSQQKQVANDIEKLNIAIEETSGKIRNVSADISETEQAIDKLKQEIAEIQERIEKRNEILKARLRSLQESGGAISYLEVLLGAQSFSDFIDRMSAVTTIMEADQQIIREQEADKALKEKKETELTQKRNKLQADLQELKQLQAQLAAQLEQKNRLMSDLKQKEEEEHEHKMALEEEKELIAKQEAAVKQQLAELERQKRAEEEAAKQRGRTYSPPASKSGGEAPSGGSVPPVSSGAFTRPANGPITSGFGYRFGGTDFHLGVDIGKRAPVVPVVAAADGVVFRSYYSSSYGNVIFISHVINGQVYTTVYAHLEARLAGGGQRVQKGQIIGYMGNTGQSFGPHLHFELHRGGWNVGKTNAVDPRNYIAF
- the ftsE gene encoding cell division ATP-binding protein FtsE, with protein sequence MIEMQDVYKTYPNGVVALNGVNVRIKQGEFVYVVGPSGAGKSTFIKMMYREEKPTSGKIMVNGVNLANIKDNKVPLLRRNIGVVFQDFKLLPKLNVYENVAFALEVIEESPKVIRKKVMEVLDLVGLKHKVRSYPNELSGGEQQRVSIARSIVNSPKIVIADEPTGNLDPETSWDIMQLFEKINDRGTTIVMATHNKEIVNATRRRVIAIENGKIVRDEAKGEYGYDA
- the ftsX gene encoding permease-like cell division protein FtsX, producing the protein MTLNTFKRHVRESVKSLGRNGWMTFASASAVTVTLLLVGVFFVVMFNINYFAKKVEDDVEIRVHIDLTADSKEKDALRQRIEAIPNVKEVRYSSKDEELKRLIESMGEEGSSFRLFEQDNPLSDVYVVKAAHPQDTVGIAKRIETFPSVHKVNYGQGTVEKLFNALEVMRNVGLVLILGLLFTAMFLISNTIKITIFARRREIEIMRLVGATNGFIRWPFFLEGLWLGVLGSIVPIVVLALVYYNVYRLYEQQFSLQLFELLPFSPFIWQLSVLLLAIGAVIGVWGSVMSVRKFLKV